Within the Musa acuminata AAA Group cultivar baxijiao chromosome BXJ2-9, Cavendish_Baxijiao_AAA, whole genome shotgun sequence genome, the region CGAACCCTTGCCCCACGACGAAGAAATTGTAGCCGTGGAGGTGCAGCGGGTGGCTCTCCGTCCCCAGAATGCTGGTGTCCTGCATCACCAACTCCACGCTGGTGTTGAATGGAAGCACCACCAGCTTCGTCCCGTTGCTCACCATCGTGTTGTTCGGCGGGGTTCCCGTGTAGTTGAACGGCATCAGAGGGACGACGGGGAAGTCCGGGGAGTAGACGTTCCTCGACTGCCCGAAGAAGTGCGCCTGTAGGAGAGCCGTTGTCGGCGACGCGAAGGAGATGTTGTTGACGGTGGCCGAGAACTTGGTGCCGTTGGGTCCTTGGCATGTCTGGTTCTTCGGGCACGGGCTCGTCCCCAGCCCGACCGTGAAGAGGAAGCGTCTGTCTACGGTCTGTGGTACGTTGGCCGGAAAACGAGTCGTTGCCAGACTACGTAACCTGCCGGTGAAGTTTGCGGCGAAGGACGTGTCGTTGAATGCCGGGAGGGTTGGTTTATGGAGCGGGAGATTCTTGGTGAAGACAGCAGGGGATGATCTGCTGGGATTTTGGTACTCGAGGACGGCGGCGACCGTGGAGTTGTCGAACGTGCCGGATCCGGTAGCGTAGGGCCTGGCAGTCATGAAGAACATGGCGTCGGGGTAATAAGGCTTGGCGTGGAGGAGGACGTCGGTGGTCTGGCCCGGCGATATCAGTAGGGTCTCAGCGTCGAAGGGCTTCACATAGACCCCGTCGACGTCGACGACGGTGACCGTGTGGTTGGCGATGCTAAAGAAGAGCTCATTGTTGAGTGCGGCGTTGATGAGGCGGAGGAGGTACGTCTTTCCGGGCTTCACCTTGAGCTTGAACGTATCTGCAATTGCACCACGCGCATGTTGTGTCATCTGCAAGTGATACTACTCCTTATCTTGTTCTCGTTGCCCTACCTTTAGCAGAACAGTTGTACAAGGGACCCGGGAGACCATTGATGGTGTAGGCATCTGAGACATTAGGGCCTCCGCCAGTCTGAAGCGCCTGGTGGATGATAGCCTCGGTATCAGCCTTCCACCACTCCCCTGCGTGCAAAACGAGTGACCAAGTTTATGACTGAGCGAAGCTGGTCCTAATCAGTATTGAATAGACGATCGATTGCTGGTACCGAAGATAACAGGGACTTCTCTGTAGGGTTTGGTGAAAGGGTAGGGAACACCAAGCTCGGGGAGGATGATGATGGGGCCATAGAGGGTCGCCCTGAGCCACGAAATGTGGGCGTGCCAGAAGAGAGTCCCCCTTTGCCCCACAATGGTGAAGTTGTAGACGTAGCTGCGCCCTGTCGGGATGGGGCACTGAGTCACGTAAGCCGGCCCGTCAGCCCATCCGCTCCGCAGCTGCCGGACGCCATGCCTGAGCTCAAAAGAGGTAGTGGTTGTGGACTGGTACGTTCCAGCTACTCGTTCACTTggactctaattaacatgatggAGAATACCATACCAGTGAATGGTGACGTTGTAGGGGACATGGTTGATCACCTTGACGGCGACCCGGTCGCCTTCTCTGGCCACTATCCTCGGCCCCGGGAACTGCCCGTTGACCGTCACGATGCTCTTCGTGCTGCAGAGTCGGGTCACGTTTGCCATTTGTACCTGCAAACAACAATGAAAGTTGCAGTACATGCAAATGTACGCATGAATACAAGCATGAAGAACATACGTCAAACTTGTAGTGCCTCGTTATGCCGGCTTGTACAACACTTGGAAACGCCGACACCAAAACAGATAGGAAAAGAAAGACCCCAGTGAGAAGACATGAAGGAGAAGATGAGGAACCCATTCCGGTCCTTGTGGCGACGatacaagagaggtgtgagaaagGAGGATAGGAGTTGTGGTGCTATGAGAGATGGAGAGATGTATTTATATAGAGGAAGAGCAGAAGCTTTGTAGTAATTTTGTTTGGTGCATGAGATTATCCGAAAGGGATGCTGGTCCATGATAGCTTTAGAGTGTAGGCAAAGTAGACACATATATTCTATTAGTATCTTTGACTCATGTTGGCCTACCTCCATGAAAATTATCAGAAAAGATATCTAATATGGTACTCAATGTTTGCATGCAAGAGCTTAAAAGAGGTAGGTTTGTTTCCAATTTTAGGCTCCTAAAATTATTCTTGGATGTCAAGTGACCAACCACGACAGTTGACATTGCAGTTGGAACTTCGTTGTGCTTTCATTTCAGAAGTAGATAGCAATATCGGAAATTGTAGGTGGACGGAGGAGGGTTGGTAGTGAAGCTCTGCTTTGGGGATTTCTTCTCTGCGTCTCCAAGCAAGAGAGGGATGTTTGACCCAACTCACTTCTTTAAGCCATCCGTAGGACATCAAAACATTGTAAATGATGCATGGTGGGTCTGAACTTTGAGTGAACATTATATGCTAGCTAGAAAATATATCATAACTCATAAACATTTTACCTCGAAAGTATTTTATTGCCTTACACCCTTCTCCGAGTAGGTATGGGTCAAGGATAATTATatcgataaatatattattttaattatgataAATTAGATTCTTGTTATTTAAGTTGGTTATCGATTTGGAACCGGGTTGATTTCTACCGACACCAAACTCGTTTAACTCCGATATATTAAATCTTCTAAAACTACATCAAGATATTTTCGTCAATATCATTCCTCTAACTTACTATAATAGGCTTAGACTATTCTGATCAtgctttttataatattttagaaatgTCTTATGATATACCACAAGAGTCATTTTATAGAGAGTTCCTAGTATCATTATTCTCATGGTCGATATTAATTATGAGAGATTTTCATATTTCTCCCGGATTTAATTATGATCGTGGCATGACAAACTCAACCTATGATAATGTATATTTAGTTTGGTGTTGAGGTATCGATCACATGATTTTAAGACGTTAGCCGTGTACTATCGAGATGTTGATCATGTGATACTAAAGTGTCGGTCAATGTTCTTACCCCCATATCACTAACTATTTAATCATTGAGATTATTGTTTACTCAATTCAAAATATTCTTCAATCATAAGAAATTCTCACTGAGTATAAATGATAATATAGCTTAGGTTAAAAAACTTTGT harbors:
- the LOC103999272 gene encoding laccase-4, with protein sequence MGSSSSPSCLLTGVFLFLSVLVSAFPSVVQAGITRHYKFDVQMANVTRLCSTKSIVTVNGQFPGPRIVAREGDRVAVKVINHVPYNVTIHWHGVRQLRSGWADGPAYVTQCPIPTGRSYVYNFTIVGQRGTLFWHAHISWLRATLYGPIIILPELGVPYPFTKPYREVPVIFGEWWKADTEAIIHQALQTGGGPNVSDAYTINGLPGPLYNCSAKDTFKLKVKPGKTYLLRLINAALNNELFFSIANHTVTVVDVDGVYVKPFDAETLLISPGQTTDVLLHAKPYYPDAMFFMTARPYATGSGTFDNSTVAAVLEYQNPSRSSPAVFTKNLPLHKPTLPAFNDTSFAANFTGRLRSLATTRFPANVPQTVDRRFLFTVGLGTSPCPKNQTCQGPNGTKFSATVNNISFASPTTALLQAHFFGQSRNVYSPDFPVVPLMPFNYTGTPPNNTMVSNGTKLVVLPFNTSVELVMQDTSILGTESHPLHLHGYNFFVVGQGFGNYDPASDPAKFNLVDPAERNTVGVPAGGWVAIRFLADNPGVWFMHCHIEAHMSWGLKMAWLVLDGELPNQKLPPPPSDLPKC